In the Advenella kashmirensis WT001 genome, one interval contains:
- a CDS encoding cyanate transporter: MMQVQSALVRAMLVAAVALTGFNLRPFITSIGPLAGNIQEHTGLGLQGMAMLTLVPMLLMGCVAFIGPALQNTFGARRSIIAALLVICCGCALRLLSISGWSLIATAALIGLGSAVIQAIFPGIIKREFARQVGPMMGLYSAMLMGGGALGAVTAPDVSSSTGLWTVGLAWFALPAAAALLLAWCVLPIDKGMSRTEGTARRLLARPRTWLLMLCFGLMNGGYTSVVAWLAPAFQERGWSAGASGGLLAVLAVSQALSALTLPWFARNALDRRPWLWFTLAMQGIGFAGLALAPDLAALAWVIILGCGLGGCFALLMIVALDHLPDPAQAGALTALMQGGGFLIAATPAWLVALLHDMTGSYKVGWMGHVATVLVVAILVWRFAPGRYAVAMRAPAVTRTQQDMLLPAAPVMPIHDTR; this comes from the coding sequence ATGATGCAGGTCCAATCGGCGCTGGTACGAGCCATGCTTGTTGCAGCTGTAGCGCTTACCGGGTTCAATCTGCGACCCTTCATTACCAGTATCGGGCCCCTTGCCGGCAATATTCAGGAGCACACGGGGCTGGGCCTGCAAGGCATGGCCATGTTGACGCTGGTGCCGATGTTGTTGATGGGTTGTGTGGCATTTATCGGGCCGGCTCTGCAAAATACGTTTGGTGCACGCCGCTCTATCATTGCTGCGTTGCTGGTGATCTGTTGTGGTTGCGCATTGCGTCTGCTGAGCATAAGCGGATGGAGTCTTATCGCAACGGCTGCGTTGATCGGCTTGGGGTCCGCAGTTATACAGGCGATTTTTCCGGGGATTATCAAGCGTGAATTTGCCCGTCAGGTTGGTCCCATGATGGGGCTTTATTCGGCAATGCTCATGGGCGGTGGAGCGCTGGGTGCCGTCACCGCGCCTGACGTTTCTTCGAGCACAGGACTATGGACTGTTGGTCTGGCCTGGTTTGCATTGCCGGCGGCTGCGGCGCTTTTGCTGGCATGGTGTGTTCTGCCGATAGATAAGGGCATGAGCAGGACGGAAGGTACAGCCCGGCGGTTGCTGGCGCGACCTCGTACCTGGTTGTTGATGCTTTGCTTCGGATTGATGAATGGCGGCTATACATCTGTGGTCGCGTGGCTGGCGCCGGCTTTTCAGGAGCGCGGCTGGAGCGCGGGGGCCAGTGGCGGCTTGCTGGCAGTGCTGGCGGTGAGCCAGGCGTTGTCGGCGCTGACGCTGCCGTGGTTTGCCAGGAATGCCCTGGATCGCCGCCCCTGGCTGTGGTTCACACTTGCCATGCAGGGCATCGGTTTTGCGGGTTTGGCCTTGGCACCGGACTTGGCTGCGCTTGCCTGGGTGATCATACTGGGCTGCGGCCTGGGTGGCTGCTTTGCCTTACTAATGATCGTGGCCCTGGATCATCTGCCTGACCCGGCACAGGCCGGGGCCCTCACGGCGCTTATGCAGGGCGGTGGCTTTTTGATCGCCGCGACGCCGGCATGGCTTGTTGCACTACTGCACGACATGACTGGTAGCTATAAGGTTGGATGGATGGGACATGTGGCAACCGTGCTTGTGGTCGCCATCCTGGTCTGGCGTTTTGCTCCCGGGCGTTATGCAGTTGCCATGCGCGCGCCTGCCGTCACGCGCACGCAACAGGACATGTTGCTACCGGCCGCCCCCGTGATGCCAATCCACGATACGCGCTGA
- a CDS encoding MBL fold metallo-hydrolase: MSRITPLLFSGVLTIASVIALPVTALAASAQTAPVAKTATYKQVADAYSMPLGNMTITAISDGTVPQDLYQLLIGPSHSHIDSLLNKAFLANPVEASINAFVIRDGERIILIDTGSGELFGPGYGGKLYDSLASVGIKPEQVTDVLITHIHTDHTGGLVLNGKPAFANATVHVGAPDLAFFLDAGNAKKTGYDDKYFAEAIKTIGVYEKLGKVKTFDDGQTVLPGVKASIHPGHTPGSAFFTVNSQDQSIVFVGDIVHVASLQFPEPEIAIVYDLKPEDAISVRKNAFSDFADKRQLIAAPHLPFPGIGHVRSEAKTHFSWHPVEYRNRTSD; this comes from the coding sequence ATGTCACGTATTACCCCCCTTCTTTTTTCCGGCGTCCTGACCATCGCAAGTGTGATTGCCTTGCCCGTCACTGCCCTGGCAGCCTCTGCCCAGACAGCACCTGTTGCCAAGACCGCTACGTACAAACAGGTAGCCGATGCCTATTCTATGCCGCTTGGCAATATGACCATTACCGCCATATCTGACGGCACCGTACCCCAGGACCTTTATCAATTACTTATTGGCCCATCCCACTCTCATATCGACAGTCTGCTGAACAAGGCGTTTCTTGCCAATCCGGTGGAAGCGTCCATTAACGCATTTGTGATTCGCGATGGCGAACGTATTATTCTGATCGATACCGGCTCCGGAGAGCTTTTCGGGCCCGGTTACGGTGGCAAACTCTATGACAGTCTGGCCAGCGTGGGAATCAAACCAGAACAGGTGACCGACGTGCTTATTACGCATATTCACACCGACCATACCGGCGGCCTGGTACTTAACGGCAAACCGGCGTTTGCGAATGCCACGGTCCATGTCGGGGCACCAGACCTGGCCTTTTTCCTGGATGCCGGCAACGCCAAGAAAACCGGCTACGATGATAAGTATTTCGCAGAAGCGATCAAAACGATCGGCGTATATGAAAAACTGGGAAAAGTGAAAACTTTCGATGACGGGCAAACCGTACTGCCCGGCGTAAAAGCCTCCATTCACCCGGGACACACGCCAGGCAGCGCGTTCTTTACTGTCAACAGCCAGGATCAATCCATTGTTTTCGTTGGAGACATCGTGCATGTTGCATCGCTGCAATTTCCCGAGCCGGAGATTGCCATTGTTTATGACCTGAAGCCAGAAGACGCAATATCGGTAAGAAAAAATGCGTTTTCCGATTTCGCCGACAAGCGCCAGCTGATCGCTGCACCCCACTTGCCATTTCCCGGCATCGGCCATGTCCGCTCCGAAGCAAAGACCCATTTCAGCTGGCATCCGGTCGAATATCGCAACCGTACAAGCGATTGA
- a CDS encoding LysR family transcriptional regulator gives MTRPIGDLDINLLLALDALLQEQNVTHAAARLNITQSALSGRLTRLRRIFNDPLFVPSSSGRGMTPTSHMLALKPELQRLLQQLTQFVQSAHVFDPATSERTFRIAAMDNPAAILAPALLPLIQSQAPAVRIAFVLPDKSQVHEQLERGEVDLFIGTAQDATPNLIGRLLFDEEFLTAQRIGHPRGTGPLSLDTFCELDHLLISTSGGMFNGMIDEALADLGRQRRVTVSVQSYALAPLILNSTDCICTLPRRFLQRFTSSLELFTPPLALNTFSMKLFWHSTVNADPAHRWLRSMVFDAVQTK, from the coding sequence GTGACCCGGCCGATAGGCGACCTGGACATTAATCTGTTGCTCGCACTGGATGCCCTGCTGCAGGAACAGAATGTGACCCATGCTGCAGCCAGACTGAACATCACCCAGTCGGCGCTTTCCGGGCGCCTTACCAGGCTGCGTCGCATTTTCAATGATCCATTGTTTGTACCGTCCTCATCAGGCAGGGGGATGACACCCACCTCGCATATGCTGGCCCTCAAACCGGAACTGCAACGCCTGCTGCAACAGCTAACGCAATTTGTCCAGTCGGCGCACGTTTTCGATCCCGCCACCAGTGAACGCACCTTCCGTATTGCCGCGATGGACAATCCGGCGGCTATTCTTGCGCCGGCGCTGTTGCCTTTGATTCAGAGCCAGGCCCCGGCGGTCAGAATCGCCTTTGTTCTGCCTGATAAAAGCCAGGTCCATGAGCAACTGGAGCGAGGCGAGGTGGATCTGTTTATTGGCACCGCGCAGGATGCAACGCCAAACCTGATTGGGCGCCTGCTCTTTGATGAAGAGTTCCTGACTGCGCAACGCATCGGGCATCCGCGTGGCACCGGCCCGCTATCGCTGGATACGTTTTGCGAACTGGACCATCTGCTAATTTCGACCAGCGGCGGTATGTTCAACGGCATGATCGACGAAGCACTGGCCGATCTCGGCCGGCAACGGCGTGTAACGGTGTCGGTCCAGAGCTACGCCCTGGCCCCGCTGATCCTGAATTCGACAGACTGCATCTGCACCCTGCCCAGACGTTTTCTACAGCGCTTTACCAGTAGCCTGGAGCTGTTTACTCCGCCGCTGGCACTTAATACCTTTTCGATGAAGCTATTCTGGCATTCGACAGTGAATGCCGATCCGGCGCACCGCTGGCTGCGGTCAATGGTTTTCGACGCAGTGCAGACAAAGTGA
- a CDS encoding c-type cytochrome, translated as MHVLKTPLAGTCAARHAVVLLTCAALLGATAGAAHAEQKFGFGQPVTPEHIAAWDINVFADGRNLPEGSGTVTQGGTIYAQQCAACHGSKGEGGSGDKLVGGIGKLASGKPVKTVGSYWPYAPTLFDYIRRAMPLTAPQSLSNEQVYAVTAYLLHLNGLVEQDARLDAKSLAAIKMPNRDGFVPDPRPDVPQSSGSSKTPSSDKPATPSQ; from the coding sequence ATGCACGTGCTTAAAACTCCGCTTGCGGGAACATGTGCAGCCAGGCACGCCGTTGTGCTGCTTACATGTGCTGCGCTACTGGGTGCAACTGCGGGCGCCGCCCATGCCGAACAGAAATTCGGCTTTGGCCAGCCGGTAACGCCGGAACACATCGCCGCGTGGGACATCAATGTATTTGCCGATGGGCGCAATCTGCCGGAGGGCAGCGGCACAGTCACGCAGGGTGGCACCATTTACGCCCAGCAATGCGCTGCCTGTCATGGCAGCAAGGGTGAAGGAGGCAGTGGCGACAAGCTGGTAGGTGGCATTGGCAAGCTGGCCAGCGGCAAGCCAGTCAAGACAGTGGGCAGCTACTGGCCTTACGCCCCGACTTTATTTGACTATATCAGGCGCGCCATGCCGCTGACGGCGCCCCAAAGCCTGAGTAACGAACAGGTTTATGCCGTTACCGCCTATCTTCTTCATTTGAACGGGCTGGTGGAACAAGACGCGCGCCTGGATGCAAAATCGCTTGCTGCAATCAAGATGCCCAATCGCGATGGCTTTGTACCAGACCCGCGCCCGGATGTTCCACAAAGCTCTGGCAGCAGCAAGACGCCCTCCAGCGATAAACCCGCGACACCATCGCAATAA
- the soxC gene encoding sulfite dehydrogenase — protein sequence MANESTEEALAVTDADAQHTRRQFLRNGVTAVTGVLASSAGLSAAAAQSGTTAKEGAAAADSALTIPSWTKQPGALVGSRPYGKPSEFESGVIRHLRKTDKQYFSSSTRSPLQELDGIITPNGLFYERHHNGIPDINPAEHRLVVHGLVNNALSFTLNDIRRFPSHSQIYFLECSGNPGYAVYGKTAAEVNGLVSCAEWTGVPLKTVLNEAGVKPEAKWVIAEGADGAGMTRSIPLEKCLDDAMLVYSQNGERLRPEQGYPLRLLLPGYEGNMSIKWLRRLQVADQPVHSREETSKYTDILPDGKAREFTFVMEAKSIITSPSGGQQIDGKGFHEIRGIAWSGKGRITKVEISVDEGKTWQPARLQTPVLSKALTRFLFPWEWNGEPVVIQSRATDESGYTQPTLESLVEVRGVNNTYHNNAITPWRIASDGKVTHARA from the coding sequence ATGGCTAACGAATCGACTGAAGAAGCTCTGGCGGTAACAGACGCAGACGCGCAACACACGCGTCGGCAATTTTTGCGTAACGGCGTTACAGCGGTCACCGGCGTTCTTGCAAGCAGTGCCGGCTTAAGTGCCGCTGCTGCCCAGTCGGGAACAACGGCCAAAGAAGGTGCCGCAGCAGCCGACAGCGCGTTGACCATCCCTTCCTGGACTAAACAGCCTGGCGCCCTGGTTGGCAGTCGTCCTTACGGTAAGCCTTCGGAATTTGAAAGCGGCGTTATTCGCCATTTGCGCAAGACAGACAAACAGTATTTTTCTTCCTCGACCCGCTCTCCACTGCAGGAACTCGATGGCATCATTACGCCTAACGGGCTGTTCTACGAACGTCATCATAATGGCATTCCAGATATCAATCCCGCCGAACACCGATTGGTCGTGCATGGGCTGGTAAACAACGCGCTGTCTTTCACATTGAATGATATCCGGCGCTTTCCCTCGCATTCCCAGATTTATTTTCTTGAATGCTCCGGCAATCCGGGATATGCGGTCTATGGCAAGACTGCAGCCGAAGTCAACGGCCTGGTCAGTTGTGCCGAATGGACCGGCGTGCCGCTCAAGACGGTTCTAAACGAGGCCGGCGTCAAGCCCGAGGCCAAATGGGTCATTGCCGAAGGCGCAGACGGCGCAGGCATGACGCGCAGTATCCCGCTGGAAAAGTGCCTGGACGATGCCATGCTCGTATACAGCCAGAACGGCGAGCGCTTGCGGCCCGAACAGGGGTATCCGCTAAGGCTGCTGCTGCCCGGCTATGAAGGCAATATGAGTATCAAATGGCTGCGACGCCTGCAGGTCGCAGATCAGCCGGTGCATTCACGCGAGGAGACATCAAAGTACACGGACATCCTGCCAGACGGCAAGGCCCGTGAGTTCACATTTGTGATGGAAGCCAAGTCCATCATTACCAGTCCTTCAGGCGGGCAGCAGATCGATGGCAAGGGGTTTCATGAAATCCGCGGCATTGCCTGGAGCGGCAAAGGGCGCATTACCAAAGTAGAGATCTCGGTTGACGAAGGCAAAACCTGGCAACCGGCGCGATTGCAGACACCGGTACTGAGCAAGGCGCTGACCCGTTTTCTGTTCCCATGGGAATGGAACGGCGAACCCGTGGTCATACAAAGCCGGGCCACCGACGAATCCGGCTACACACAGCCTACGCTGGAATCGCTCGTTGAGGTGCGCGGCGTCAATAATACCTATCACAACAACGCGATTACACCCTGGCGTATCGCATCTGACGGAAAGGTGACTCATGCACGTGCTTAA
- a CDS encoding TRAP transporter small permease subunit — protein sequence MNLLFSLSRAIDALVHTIGRAVIWLTLVVVLISAGNAVIRKAFHVSSNAWLEIQWYLFGAIFLLAAGYTFMKNEHVRVDIISQMMSKRTQILIEIFGVLFFMLPACLLMLDLSIPFFMQSFLTSEQSSNAGGLIRWPVKLLIPIGFFLLVLAGVSHLIKCAAFLAGRGPDPLAPAHGKTAEQLLAEEIANEARLKEMEQRTDK from the coding sequence ATGAACCTCTTATTTAGTCTATCCAGAGCGATCGATGCGCTCGTCCACACCATTGGGCGAGCCGTTATCTGGCTTACCCTTGTGGTGGTGTTGATCAGCGCAGGTAACGCGGTGATCCGTAAAGCCTTTCATGTAAGTTCCAATGCGTGGCTGGAGATCCAGTGGTATCTTTTCGGCGCCATATTTTTGCTGGCCGCAGGTTACACGTTTATGAAGAACGAGCATGTTCGCGTCGATATCATTTCTCAGATGATGAGCAAGCGCACGCAGATTCTGATCGAAATTTTCGGTGTGCTGTTTTTTATGTTGCCCGCCTGTCTGCTCATGCTGGATCTGTCCATTCCATTTTTCATGCAGTCCTTTCTGACCAGCGAGCAATCGTCAAATGCCGGTGGGTTGATCCGCTGGCCGGTGAAACTGCTTATTCCCATTGGGTTTTTCCTTCTGGTGCTGGCCGGTGTTTCGCATTTGATTAAATGCGCAGCTTTTCTTGCCGGCCGGGGGCCGGATCCGTTGGCCCCGGCGCATGGCAAGACCGCAGAACAATTGCTGGCCGAAGAAATAGCCAATGAGGCCAGACTCAAAGAAATGGAACAAAGGACGGACAAGTAG
- a CDS encoding TRAP transporter large permease has product MEFFINNMPPIMFLTLICFLLLGFPVAFTLAANGILYALLGIVFGEFTFSFLQALPDRVFGIVLNDSLLAVPFFTLMGLILERSGMAEDLLETIGQLFGPIRGGLAIAVVVVGAMLAATTGVVSASVISMGLISLPIMLRYGYDRKLATGVIAASGTLSQIIPPSLVLIILADQLGRSIGDMYRGAMVPGFILAGAYIVYVVICSIIKPSSAPALPEEARIYREPNGKSGLASLLVLSVIAALGAWLLGNMLLTEKTAADEFIVLNMLLWGVIAFVIAATNKVLRLQMLSQIAERVVFVMIPPLLLIFLVLGTIFLGIATPTEGGAMGAVGAIVMALLRRRLSWGLLKQAMDTTTKLTSFVVLILVGSTIFTLTFTGFGGQHWVEGLFASLPGGQTGFLIVVSVATFFLAFFLDFFELAFIIVPLLGPVADKMGIDLIWFGVLLAVNMQTSFMHPPFGFALFYLRSVAPKEDYVDRITGKLIKRVTTGEIYRGSIPFIVIQLLMVASVMIWPGMVLHYKGTGTGVDPATVKFDMGTSYDSGGYGADPYGSGSATPEPFATSPAKSPQQQAEPAPIFK; this is encoded by the coding sequence ATGGAATTTTTTATTAACAATATGCCACCGATCATGTTTCTGACATTGATCTGTTTCCTGCTGCTGGGGTTTCCTGTCGCATTTACACTGGCCGCCAACGGCATACTGTATGCGTTGCTTGGCATCGTTTTCGGCGAGTTCACTTTTTCCTTCCTGCAGGCACTGCCGGATCGGGTGTTTGGCATCGTATTGAATGATTCGCTTCTGGCGGTGCCCTTTTTCACGCTCATGGGACTAATTCTGGAGCGCTCCGGCATGGCAGAAGACTTGCTGGAAACAATCGGCCAGTTGTTTGGCCCGATTCGTGGTGGGTTGGCCATTGCCGTGGTAGTGGTCGGCGCCATGCTGGCGGCCACCACCGGCGTGGTCTCGGCATCGGTCATATCCATGGGGCTGATATCGCTGCCCATCATGTTGCGTTACGGTTATGACCGCAAGCTGGCAACAGGTGTGATTGCTGCGTCCGGGACGTTGTCACAGATTATCCCACCCTCCCTGGTCTTGATTATTCTGGCCGATCAGCTTGGCCGCTCTATTGGAGATATGTACCGCGGTGCGATGGTGCCCGGCTTTATCCTGGCCGGCGCGTATATTGTATATGTCGTTATCTGTTCGATCATCAAGCCGTCCAGTGCGCCGGCGCTTCCCGAAGAGGCGCGGATCTATCGTGAGCCCAATGGCAAAAGCGGCCTGGCTTCACTGCTGGTACTGTCTGTTATTGCTGCGTTGGGCGCGTGGCTGTTGGGCAACATGCTCCTGACGGAAAAAACGGCAGCCGACGAATTCATCGTTCTGAACATGCTGCTCTGGGGAGTTATTGCATTTGTTATCGCGGCAACCAATAAGGTGCTTCGATTGCAAATGTTGTCGCAAATTGCAGAGCGGGTTGTGTTTGTGATGATTCCGCCTCTGCTGTTGATCTTTCTGGTGCTGGGTACGATTTTCCTGGGTATCGCCACGCCAACCGAGGGCGGTGCCATGGGCGCGGTTGGCGCGATTGTGATGGCGCTGCTGCGGCGGCGCCTGAGCTGGGGGTTGCTCAAGCAGGCAATGGACACCACGACAAAGCTTACCAGTTTCGTGGTATTAATACTGGTCGGCTCAACAATCTTTACCCTGACCTTTACCGGCTTCGGCGGACAGCATTGGGTTGAAGGCCTGTTTGCGTCCCTGCCAGGCGGCCAGACCGGGTTTCTGATCGTGGTCAGTGTAGCCACCTTCTTTCTGGCATTTTTCCTGGATTTCTTTGAGCTGGCCTTTATCATTGTGCCGCTGCTGGGACCCGTTGCCGACAAAATGGGTATTGATCTGATCTGGTTTGGCGTCTTGCTGGCAGTCAATATGCAGACGTCCTTTATGCATCCACCTTTCGGATTCGCGCTGTTTTACCTGCGATCAGTTGCACCTAAAGAAGATTATGTCGACCGTATTACCGGCAAGCTGATCAAGCGGGTTACCACGGGTGAAATCTATCGCGGTTCCATTCCCTTTATCGTGATTCAGTTGCTTATGGTTGCCTCGGTCATGATCTGGCCGGGTATGGTGCTGCATTACAAAGGGACCGGCACGGGAGTGGATCCGGCCACCGTGAAGTTCGACATGGGAACCTCTTACGATTCCGGTGGCTACGGTGCCGATCCCTATGGCAGTGGCTCAGCCACACCAGAGCCTTTCGCAACCAGCCCCGCCAAAAGTCCGCAACAGCAAGCAGAGCCGGCCCCAATATTCAAGTAA
- a CDS encoding amidohydrolase family protein, with protein MTLTRKIAFEEHFSAVGFDDYSKAFVKHINTQASSELNARLADFDDTRIQLMDQYAIDYVILSQTGPGVQNEPDAATAVRRSRQNNDFLAAQIDRNRERFGGFATLPMQDPGAAIEELRRTVNDLGFKGALVNGHTHGVYYDDRQYDPFWEQLEKLGVPLYLHPFDAYDVPHAYSGHPELVGATWGWGVEAGTHALRLLFGGVFDRFPGVKVILGHMGEGLPFQRWRFDSRFAVYPHGVSLKQQPSQYIGSNILITTSGVCSHAALQGAIAEMGPEAVMFSVDYPYESIELAANFIDTAPLDEQTKKMVCYENAKKLFNL; from the coding sequence ATGACACTGACGCGCAAGATCGCTTTCGAAGAGCACTTTAGTGCCGTGGGATTCGATGATTATTCCAAGGCATTTGTAAAACATATCAATACGCAGGCCAGCAGTGAACTGAATGCACGTCTTGCAGATTTTGACGATACGCGAATCCAGCTCATGGATCAGTACGCGATCGACTATGTGATCCTGTCGCAGACCGGGCCGGGCGTACAAAATGAACCCGATGCAGCAACGGCGGTGCGTCGCAGTCGCCAGAACAACGACTTTCTTGCCGCGCAAATCGATCGCAATCGGGAACGGTTTGGCGGCTTTGCGACATTGCCCATGCAGGATCCGGGCGCTGCGATCGAAGAATTGCGTCGTACTGTGAATGACCTGGGTTTCAAGGGCGCGCTGGTCAATGGCCATACGCACGGTGTCTATTATGACGACCGACAATATGATCCGTTCTGGGAGCAGCTGGAAAAACTGGGTGTGCCGCTTTATCTGCATCCCTTTGATGCCTATGATGTTCCTCACGCCTATAGCGGACACCCCGAGTTGGTGGGCGCGACCTGGGGGTGGGGTGTAGAAGCCGGTACCCACGCATTGCGCCTGTTGTTTGGTGGCGTATTTGATCGTTTCCCTGGAGTGAAGGTCATTCTGGGGCACATGGGCGAAGGATTGCCATTTCAGCGCTGGCGTTTTGACAGTCGCTTTGCCGTTTACCCGCATGGCGTCAGCCTCAAGCAGCAGCCCTCGCAATACATTGGCAGCAATATCCTGATCACCACCTCCGGGGTTTGTTCTCATGCTGCGTTGCAGGGCGCGATTGCAGAGATGGGACCTGAAGCAGTGATGTTCTCTGTCGACTATCCCTACGAGTCTATCGAGCTTGCGGCAAACTTCATTGATACTGCACCGCTGGATGAGCAGACCAAAAAAATGGTGTGCTACGAAAACGCAAAAAAACTGTTTAACCTTTGA
- a CDS encoding isochorismatase family protein has translation MVNNSDSAVYAAQGFGAEIQLKAPFGLLIVDLVNGFADPAVFGGGNIREAIDNTVPLLAAARQAGWPIAHTRIVYADDGSDHNVFSAKIPSMLTLTEQAPASQIVPELTPRQGELVVRKNVASAFFGTSLAAWLTHRGVHTLLVAGAVTSGCIRASVVDASQLGFVPLVIEDCVGDRAQDPHLANLFDMQQKYATVMKRDQALTALGIEVR, from the coding sequence ATGGTAAATAATAGCGATTCGGCAGTATATGCTGCCCAGGGTTTTGGCGCAGAGATTCAGTTGAAAGCGCCTTTTGGGCTGTTGATCGTGGACCTGGTCAATGGCTTTGCCGACCCCGCTGTGTTTGGTGGCGGCAATATTCGGGAGGCAATCGACAATACGGTGCCATTGCTGGCCGCTGCGCGCCAGGCCGGTTGGCCAATAGCGCATACGCGCATTGTCTATGCAGATGACGGTTCCGATCACAATGTATTTAGCGCCAAGATCCCGTCCATGCTGACTTTGACAGAGCAGGCGCCTGCCAGCCAAATCGTTCCCGAGTTGACACCCCGGCAGGGTGAACTGGTGGTTCGCAAGAACGTGGCCTCTGCCTTTTTTGGTACATCCCTGGCCGCGTGGCTGACGCATCGCGGTGTGCATACGCTGCTGGTCGCTGGCGCGGTCACCAGCGGATGTATCCGGGCCAGTGTTGTCGACGCCAGCCAGCTGGGGTTTGTTCCGCTGGTTATCGAAGACTGTGTCGGCGATCGTGCACAGGACCCTCACCTGGCCAATCTGTTCGATATGCAGCAAAAGTATGCAACAGTCATGAAAAGAGACCAGGCGCTGACTGCGTTGGGTATTGAAGTGCGTTAA
- a CDS encoding aromatic-ring-hydroxylating dioxygenase subunit beta, whose translation MKHTFAYRPQSISIERALALRPEIENFHAEYCAVLDQNQVELWPEFFTEDGLYRATSRENAELGMPVGLIYAEGRDMMHDRAVATSRTQMYAPRFTLHLVSNLRILEETAVGEIESQANFLLMQTLIEGPSTVHLAGTYHDTHVHVDGQLKLKERHAIFDTEILANSLVYPI comes from the coding sequence ATGAAACATACGTTTGCCTACCGGCCCCAGAGTATTTCAATTGAAAGGGCGTTGGCATTGCGCCCGGAGATAGAAAATTTCCACGCGGAGTACTGTGCTGTACTGGATCAGAACCAGGTTGAACTGTGGCCTGAGTTTTTTACCGAAGACGGGCTTTATCGCGCTACGTCGCGCGAGAACGCCGAATTGGGCATGCCGGTGGGGCTGATCTACGCAGAAGGCCGTGACATGATGCACGACCGTGCTGTAGCGACTTCGCGCACTCAAATGTATGCTCCCCGCTTTACCCTGCACCTTGTTTCAAACTTGCGTATCCTGGAAGAAACAGCAGTGGGTGAAATTGAGTCACAGGCCAATTTTCTGCTGATGCAGACGTTGATTGAAGGCCCATCCACCGTCCATCTTGCCGGCACGTATCATGACACCCATGTGCACGTAGACGGGCAGCTCAAGCTCAAAGAGCGACATGCCATATTCGATACGGAAATCCTGGCAAACAGCCTGGTGTATCCGATCTGA